The following proteins are co-located in the Anomalospiza imberbis isolate Cuckoo-Finch-1a 21T00152 chromosome 1, ASM3175350v1, whole genome shotgun sequence genome:
- the CCN4 gene encoding CCN family member 4 isoform X2 yields the protein MRWLLPWILAASSILQATGQTSLTMTSTVPATTETYTRTQYCRWPCECPKSPPRCAVGVSLVTDGCDCCKTCAKQRGESCTEADTCDFHRGLYCDYSGDRPRYEIGVCAQIVGVGCVLNGVRYKNGETFQPNCKYNCTCINGAVGCVPMCTNSRPPLVWCPNPKLIKMAGKCCEQWVCDDSRKIRKTSPRHISSAAYEGEDEAWQKNCIVHTSPWSPCSKTCGLGISTRISNDNDQCRLLKESRLCNMRPCEVDISQHIKPGKKCLAVYRANEPMNYTISGCVSKSPYRPKYCGVCTDNRCCTPYKSKTIEVRFQCPDGTEFSWKIMWINACFCNLNCRNPNDIFADLGHYYDYSEIAN from the exons GCCACTGGCCAGACCTCCCTCACCATgaccagcactgtcccagccaCGACAGAGACCTACACACGGACTCAATACTGCAGGTGGCCCTGCGAGTGCCCCAAGTCCCCACCCCGGTGCGCGGTTGGCGTCAGCCTGGTCACAGACGGCTGTGACTGCTGCAAGACATGCGCCAAGCAGCGAGGAGAGAGCTGCACGGAGGCCGACACCTGTGACTTCCACAGGGGCTTGTACTGTGACTACAGTGGAGACAGACCTAGGTACGAAATAGGAGTATGTGCAC agaTTGTTGGTGTAGGATGTGTCCTCAATGGAGTCAGGTATAAGAATGGGGAGACATTTCAGCCCAACTGCAAATACAACTGCACGTGCATTAATGGGGCTGTGGGCTGTGTTCCCATGTGCACAAACTCACGTCCTCCACTTGTCTGGTGCCCAAATCCAAAGCTGATTAAGATGGCAGGGAagtgctgtgagcagtgggTTTGTGATGACTCCAGGAAAATCAGGAAGACATCTCCGCGCCACATCTCCTCTGCAG CATACGAGGGAGAGGACGAAGCCTGGCAGAAGAACTGCATTGTGCACACCTCACCCTGGAGTCCCTGCTCGAAGACCTGTGGGCTGGGCATCTCCACCAGGATTTCCAATGACAACGACCAGTGCCGGCTCCTGAAGGAAAGCCGCCTGTGCAACATGAGGCCCTGTGAGGTGGATATAAGCCAGCACATCAAG CCTGGGAAGAAGTGCTTGGCTGTCTACAGGGCAAATGAACCCATGAACTacaccatctctggatgtgtgaGCAAAAGTCCATACAGGCCCAAATACTGTGGTGTCTGCACAGACAACAGGTGCTGCACACCCTACAAGTCCAAGACTATTGAAGTGAGATTCCAGTGCCCAGATGGAACTGAGTTTTCGTGGAAAATTATGTGGATCAATGCTTGTTTTTGCAACCTGAACTGCAGGAACCCCAATGACATCTTTGCTGACTTGGGTCATTACTATGATTACTCTGAAATCGCTAATTAA
- the CCN4 gene encoding CCN family member 4 isoform X5: MKGERKGCRSVSELSSSQHPGGSTQKTATGQTSLTMTSTVPATTETYTRTQYCRWPCECPKSPPRCAVGVSLVTDGCDCCKTCAKQRGESCTEADTCDFHRGLYCDYSGDRPRDCWCRMCPQWSQLIKMAGKCCEQWVCDDSRKIRKTSPRHISSAAYEGEDEAWQKNCIVHTSPWSPCSKTCGLGISTRISNDNDQCRLLKESRLCNMRPCEVDISQHIKPGKKCLAVYRANEPMNYTISGCVSKSPYRPKYCGVCTDNRCCTPYKSKTIEVRFQCPDGTEFSWKIMWINACFCNLNCRNPNDIFADLGHYYDYSEIAN; encoded by the exons GCCACTGGCCAGACCTCCCTCACCATgaccagcactgtcccagccaCGACAGAGACCTACACACGGACTCAATACTGCAGGTGGCCCTGCGAGTGCCCCAAGTCCCCACCCCGGTGCGCGGTTGGCGTCAGCCTGGTCACAGACGGCTGTGACTGCTGCAAGACATGCGCCAAGCAGCGAGGAGAGAGCTGCACGGAGGCCGACACCTGTGACTTCCACAGGGGCTTGTACTGTGACTACAGTGGAGACAGACCTAG agaTTGTTGGTGTAGGATGTGTCCTCAATGGAGTCAG CTGATTAAGATGGCAGGGAagtgctgtgagcagtgggTTTGTGATGACTCCAGGAAAATCAGGAAGACATCTCCGCGCCACATCTCCTCTGCAG CATACGAGGGAGAGGACGAAGCCTGGCAGAAGAACTGCATTGTGCACACCTCACCCTGGAGTCCCTGCTCGAAGACCTGTGGGCTGGGCATCTCCACCAGGATTTCCAATGACAACGACCAGTGCCGGCTCCTGAAGGAAAGCCGCCTGTGCAACATGAGGCCCTGTGAGGTGGATATAAGCCAGCACATCAAG CCTGGGAAGAAGTGCTTGGCTGTCTACAGGGCAAATGAACCCATGAACTacaccatctctggatgtgtgaGCAAAAGTCCATACAGGCCCAAATACTGTGGTGTCTGCACAGACAACAGGTGCTGCACACCCTACAAGTCCAAGACTATTGAAGTGAGATTCCAGTGCCCAGATGGAACTGAGTTTTCGTGGAAAATTATGTGGATCAATGCTTGTTTTTGCAACCTGAACTGCAGGAACCCCAATGACATCTTTGCTGACTTGGGTCATTACTATGATTACTCTGAAATCGCTAATTAA
- the CCN4 gene encoding CCN family member 4 isoform X3, producing MATGQTSLTMTSTVPATTETYTRTQYCRWPCECPKSPPRCAVGVSLVTDGCDCCKTCAKQRGESCTEADTCDFHRGLYCDYSGDRPRYEIGVCAQIVGVGCVLNGVRYKNGETFQPNCKYNCTCINGAVGCVPMCTNSRPPLVWCPNPKLIKMAGKCCEQWVCDDSRKIRKTSPRHISSAAYEGEDEAWQKNCIVHTSPWSPCSKTCGLGISTRISNDNDQCRLLKESRLCNMRPCEVDISQHIKPGKKCLAVYRANEPMNYTISGCVSKSPYRPKYCGVCTDNRCCTPYKSKTIEVRFQCPDGTEFSWKIMWINACFCNLNCRNPNDIFADLGHYYDYSEIAN from the exons ATG GCCACTGGCCAGACCTCCCTCACCATgaccagcactgtcccagccaCGACAGAGACCTACACACGGACTCAATACTGCAGGTGGCCCTGCGAGTGCCCCAAGTCCCCACCCCGGTGCGCGGTTGGCGTCAGCCTGGTCACAGACGGCTGTGACTGCTGCAAGACATGCGCCAAGCAGCGAGGAGAGAGCTGCACGGAGGCCGACACCTGTGACTTCCACAGGGGCTTGTACTGTGACTACAGTGGAGACAGACCTAGGTACGAAATAGGAGTATGTGCAC agaTTGTTGGTGTAGGATGTGTCCTCAATGGAGTCAGGTATAAGAATGGGGAGACATTTCAGCCCAACTGCAAATACAACTGCACGTGCATTAATGGGGCTGTGGGCTGTGTTCCCATGTGCACAAACTCACGTCCTCCACTTGTCTGGTGCCCAAATCCAAAGCTGATTAAGATGGCAGGGAagtgctgtgagcagtgggTTTGTGATGACTCCAGGAAAATCAGGAAGACATCTCCGCGCCACATCTCCTCTGCAG CATACGAGGGAGAGGACGAAGCCTGGCAGAAGAACTGCATTGTGCACACCTCACCCTGGAGTCCCTGCTCGAAGACCTGTGGGCTGGGCATCTCCACCAGGATTTCCAATGACAACGACCAGTGCCGGCTCCTGAAGGAAAGCCGCCTGTGCAACATGAGGCCCTGTGAGGTGGATATAAGCCAGCACATCAAG CCTGGGAAGAAGTGCTTGGCTGTCTACAGGGCAAATGAACCCATGAACTacaccatctctggatgtgtgaGCAAAAGTCCATACAGGCCCAAATACTGTGGTGTCTGCACAGACAACAGGTGCTGCACACCCTACAAGTCCAAGACTATTGAAGTGAGATTCCAGTGCCCAGATGGAACTGAGTTTTCGTGGAAAATTATGTGGATCAATGCTTGTTTTTGCAACCTGAACTGCAGGAACCCCAATGACATCTTTGCTGACTTGGGTCATTACTATGATTACTCTGAAATCGCTAATTAA
- the CCN4 gene encoding CCN family member 4 isoform X1: MKGERKGCRSVSELSSSQHPGGSTQKTATGQTSLTMTSTVPATTETYTRTQYCRWPCECPKSPPRCAVGVSLVTDGCDCCKTCAKQRGESCTEADTCDFHRGLYCDYSGDRPRYEIGVCAQIVGVGCVLNGVRYKNGETFQPNCKYNCTCINGAVGCVPMCTNSRPPLVWCPNPKLIKMAGKCCEQWVCDDSRKIRKTSPRHISSAAYEGEDEAWQKNCIVHTSPWSPCSKTCGLGISTRISNDNDQCRLLKESRLCNMRPCEVDISQHIKPGKKCLAVYRANEPMNYTISGCVSKSPYRPKYCGVCTDNRCCTPYKSKTIEVRFQCPDGTEFSWKIMWINACFCNLNCRNPNDIFADLGHYYDYSEIAN; encoded by the exons GCCACTGGCCAGACCTCCCTCACCATgaccagcactgtcccagccaCGACAGAGACCTACACACGGACTCAATACTGCAGGTGGCCCTGCGAGTGCCCCAAGTCCCCACCCCGGTGCGCGGTTGGCGTCAGCCTGGTCACAGACGGCTGTGACTGCTGCAAGACATGCGCCAAGCAGCGAGGAGAGAGCTGCACGGAGGCCGACACCTGTGACTTCCACAGGGGCTTGTACTGTGACTACAGTGGAGACAGACCTAGGTACGAAATAGGAGTATGTGCAC agaTTGTTGGTGTAGGATGTGTCCTCAATGGAGTCAGGTATAAGAATGGGGAGACATTTCAGCCCAACTGCAAATACAACTGCACGTGCATTAATGGGGCTGTGGGCTGTGTTCCCATGTGCACAAACTCACGTCCTCCACTTGTCTGGTGCCCAAATCCAAAGCTGATTAAGATGGCAGGGAagtgctgtgagcagtgggTTTGTGATGACTCCAGGAAAATCAGGAAGACATCTCCGCGCCACATCTCCTCTGCAG CATACGAGGGAGAGGACGAAGCCTGGCAGAAGAACTGCATTGTGCACACCTCACCCTGGAGTCCCTGCTCGAAGACCTGTGGGCTGGGCATCTCCACCAGGATTTCCAATGACAACGACCAGTGCCGGCTCCTGAAGGAAAGCCGCCTGTGCAACATGAGGCCCTGTGAGGTGGATATAAGCCAGCACATCAAG CCTGGGAAGAAGTGCTTGGCTGTCTACAGGGCAAATGAACCCATGAACTacaccatctctggatgtgtgaGCAAAAGTCCATACAGGCCCAAATACTGTGGTGTCTGCACAGACAACAGGTGCTGCACACCCTACAAGTCCAAGACTATTGAAGTGAGATTCCAGTGCCCAGATGGAACTGAGTTTTCGTGGAAAATTATGTGGATCAATGCTTGTTTTTGCAACCTGAACTGCAGGAACCCCAATGACATCTTTGCTGACTTGGGTCATTACTATGATTACTCTGAAATCGCTAATTAA